One stretch of Oncorhynchus gorbuscha isolate QuinsamMale2020 ecotype Even-year linkage group LG21, OgorEven_v1.0, whole genome shotgun sequence DNA includes these proteins:
- the LOC124008761 gene encoding helix-loop-helix protein 2-like — protein MKRLKMMLSPDQADSDLGWGQSDAESVLNDLKVGCLSDEPMEGEGKTRSLAQPTLSREEKRRRRRATAKYRSAHATRERIRVEAFNVAFAELRKLLPTLPPDKKLSKIEILRLAICYISYLNHVLDV, from the coding sequence ATGAAAAGACTGAAAATGATGCTGAGTCCAGACCAAGCTGATTCCGACCTCGGATGGGGACAATCCGACGCAGAGTCGGTGCTCAATGACCTCAAGGTCGGGTGCCTGTCCGACGAAccgatggagggggaggggaagacgaGGTCGCTGGCCCAACCGACCCTCagcagggaggagaagagacggaggaGACGTGCAACGGCCAAGTACCGCTCGGCCCACGCAACGCGCGAGAGGATCCGCGTGGAAGCGTTCAATGTGGCCTTCGCTGAACTGAGAAAGTTGCTGCCAACCCTTCCCCCTGACAAGAAACTCTCCAAGATCGAGATCCTTAGACTTGCAATATGCTATATCTCCTATCTCAATCACGTTCTGGATGTCTAG